One genomic region from Gemmatimonadota bacterium encodes:
- a CDS encoding ABC transporter permease, which produces MALLERINAAARKKVFSLQEAFVLAWNAIRFIFVPPFYREDVIQQMDSIGVQSLGIVVLTGFFTGMVLALQSAVQMQRFGATTYVGSLVTASMIRELGPVLAGLMVAGRVGSGIAAQIGSMRVTEQIDALNVMGTDPIKKLVTPRLIAALLMLPALTVINDVAGIFGGNVIAKFYLQLPTSLYWATVWDQISNGGFVLRFIPNDFVHGLIKPFVFGGIISLTACHFGLRTTGGTEGVGVSTTRTVVTASILILVTDYFITQALLALLPS; this is translated from the coding sequence ATGGCCTTACTAGAACGAATCAACGCCGCAGCCCGCAAGAAAGTATTCTCCCTGCAGGAGGCTTTCGTCCTTGCCTGGAATGCCATCCGTTTCATCTTCGTCCCGCCATTCTATCGCGAAGACGTGATCCAGCAGATGGATTCCATCGGAGTCCAGTCACTCGGCATCGTCGTTCTTACCGGATTTTTTACGGGAATGGTGCTGGCGCTGCAATCCGCGGTTCAGATGCAGCGCTTCGGCGCGACGACCTATGTGGGGAGCCTGGTTACGGCTTCCATGATCCGGGAGCTCGGTCCGGTTCTCGCCGGCCTCATGGTCGCCGGACGCGTCGGATCGGGCATCGCGGCACAGATCGGCTCCATGCGCGTGACGGAACAGATCGACGCGCTCAATGTGATGGGCACCGACCCGATCAAGAAGCTCGTGACTCCGCGTCTGATCGCGGCGCTCCTGATGCTGCCCGCACTCACGGTGATCAACGACGTTGCGGGAATCTTCGGCGGAAACGTCATCGCGAAGTTCTATCTGCAACTTCCCACGTCGCTCTATTGGGCGACTGTCTGGGATCAGATATCGAACGGTGGCTTCGTCCTTCGTTTCATTCCCAACGACTTCGTGCACGGTCTCATCAAGCCGTTCGTATTCGGCGGTATCATCTCGCTCACGGCATGTCACTTTGGACTTCGCACGACCGGCGGTACCGAAGGCGTCGGCGTCTCGACGACGCGCACCGTTGTGACGGCCAGCATCCTAATTCTCGTCACCGATTACTTCATCACACAGGCGCTGCTCGCGCTGTTGCCATCATGA
- a CDS encoding ABC transporter ATP-binding protein, which translates to MTDRDDDQDAIQTERVRAAIRDEIQADEERDDSPTPRDTPVIELRDVWLAFDRPILEGVSFAARKGETVTVVGESGTGKSTIVKLILRLLVADRGEVCVRGKDIEKVTYEEALKIRQRMGMVFQSSALFDSLTVYENVAYPLREHTNLTDDEIGERVREKLRFVDLDPDEVTQLAPSELSGGMQKRVGIARGLAANPGIMLYDEPTSGLDPLTTGIITNLIMKLQRELHVTSVVVTHDIRSAFRMSSKIALLHDRHIVFFGSPEEMAASDDKYIQTFLGGY; encoded by the coding sequence ATGACCGATCGCGACGACGATCAGGACGCGATACAGACGGAACGCGTGCGCGCCGCCATCCGCGACGAGATTCAGGCCGACGAGGAGCGGGATGACTCGCCGACGCCGCGGGACACACCCGTCATCGAGCTGCGCGATGTATGGCTCGCATTCGATCGTCCCATCCTCGAAGGTGTATCGTTCGCCGCGCGCAAGGGCGAAACGGTCACCGTTGTCGGCGAATCCGGCACCGGAAAATCGACGATCGTGAAGCTGATACTCCGGCTGCTCGTCGCGGATCGCGGCGAGGTCTGCGTCCGCGGGAAGGACATAGAGAAGGTGACGTACGAGGAAGCACTCAAGATTCGCCAGCGCATGGGGATGGTGTTCCAGAGCTCGGCGCTCTTCGATTCGCTCACCGTGTACGAGAACGTCGCATATCCGCTGCGCGAGCACACCAATCTCACCGACGACGAGATCGGCGAGCGCGTGCGAGAGAAGCTGCGCTTCGTGGATCTCGACCCCGACGAGGTGACGCAGCTCGCGCCCTCCGAGTTGTCGGGCGGGATGCAGAAGCGCGTCGGCATCGCACGCGGACTCGCGGCCAATCCGGGAATTATGCTGTACGACGAGCCGACGTCGGGCCTCGACCCTCTGACGACCGGCATCATCACGAATCTCATAATGAAATTGCAACGCGAGCTGCACGTCACGAGTGTCGTCGTCACGCACGACATCAGATCCGCGTTTCGCATGTCGAGCAAGATCGCGCTGCTGCACGACCGACACATTGTATTCTTCGGATCGCCCGAGGAGATGGCTGCGTCGGACGATAAGTACATCCAGACTTTCCTGGGCGGTTACTGA
- a CDS encoding SLBB domain-containing protein, with amino-acid sequence MRALNLRSLLVAVVVSGAPALAVAQNPTSQQAQQMLQSNPALLQQLRQRIMTSGMTPDQVRARLREAGYPENLLDAYMSGAGSPDSTANQGDVLNAVQQLGIVDSAQVDFLRCGLNPDSLMYADTLFNGGRGGAMDTTSGSLGSLNSLRPRGTNLSGGVQGQDAYMSDSVRNSRQRQALARACKARADSLHRPEVIAQSQRDSGFTIFGLDFFRRSTTLFNPNVAGPVDANYRLGPGDQLVLVLTGDVEASYQLDVTRQGFIVVPQVGQISVNGLTLSQLNDVLYDRLGRVYSGVRRGGDATTHFSVTPAKLRSNMVFVVGDVMAPGAYQVSASGTLLSALYAAGGPTDNGSLRDLQVRRGGKLIANMDFYDYLINGDASHDIRLETGDIVFVPVHLARVRIVGEIVRPATYEIKPTETLADALRFSGGFKATASRQRVQVERIVPPAERTPGRDRVTTDIVSDAFLTGTGPAVPVQPGDVIRVFPVATRVRNRVTVRGNVNMPGTIGLTPGMTVAGALKLAGGIKPDTYLGEVLITRLNPDSTRQQLRATLRDSSGAVVNDFPLHEDDNLTVYSVTDFRPVRYVAINGAVRRSGQFPYREGMTMRDLVLEAGGLEQSALLNEARIARLPDDRSGTVTAREFTVPLDSSYLFERGPNGQYAGPPGLPASAGPTPDVQLKPYDNVLILRQPGWELQRTVTVAGEVRFPGKYTLLNKNEHISDVLKRAGGLTPEGYANGVTFYRRSSSIGRIGIELPDVLKDPKSRDNLLLVDGDSLYIPRFNAVVRVQGEVNSPVAVTYSPGKDLNYYIRAAGGATRKADVDHAYVTQPNGKVDAESQRFLIPDYIPKPKPGSVVYVPVNDGSGGPSVLTMLGSLTGVASSLLAVIALLRTH; translated from the coding sequence ATGCGTGCTTTGAACCTCCGGTCACTCCTCGTGGCCGTTGTCGTATCCGGAGCGCCGGCACTAGCCGTGGCGCAGAATCCAACGTCGCAGCAGGCGCAGCAGATGCTCCAGAGCAATCCTGCGCTGCTCCAGCAACTGAGACAACGGATCATGACCAGCGGGATGACGCCGGACCAGGTTCGGGCGAGGCTCAGAGAAGCTGGCTACCCCGAGAATCTGCTCGACGCCTACATGAGCGGTGCCGGATCGCCGGACTCGACTGCGAACCAGGGAGATGTGTTGAACGCGGTCCAGCAGCTCGGGATCGTCGACAGTGCGCAGGTCGATTTCCTGCGATGCGGGCTGAATCCGGATTCGTTGATGTACGCCGACACGCTTTTCAATGGGGGTCGCGGTGGCGCGATGGACACGACCAGCGGGTCACTCGGCTCGCTGAACTCGCTGCGACCGCGCGGGACCAACCTTTCCGGCGGTGTGCAGGGACAGGATGCGTACATGTCGGACAGCGTTCGAAACAGCCGCCAGCGTCAGGCGCTCGCGCGCGCATGCAAGGCTCGCGCTGACTCGCTCCATCGCCCGGAAGTGATTGCACAGTCGCAGCGCGACAGCGGATTCACGATATTCGGGCTCGACTTCTTTCGCCGTTCGACCACGCTGTTCAATCCAAACGTCGCAGGGCCCGTCGACGCGAATTACCGACTCGGCCCCGGTGATCAGCTCGTGCTCGTGCTCACCGGCGACGTCGAAGCGTCGTATCAGCTCGATGTAACCAGACAGGGCTTCATCGTCGTACCACAGGTTGGCCAGATCTCGGTCAACGGACTAACGCTCAGTCAGTTGAACGACGTCCTGTACGACCGCCTCGGCCGCGTGTACTCCGGCGTGAGGCGCGGTGGGGACGCCACCACGCACTTCTCCGTCACGCCGGCGAAGCTCCGCAGCAACATGGTGTTCGTCGTCGGTGACGTGATGGCGCCGGGCGCGTATCAGGTATCAGCGTCCGGAACGCTACTGTCAGCGCTTTACGCGGCCGGCGGTCCGACCGACAACGGGAGCCTGCGTGACCTGCAGGTGCGTCGCGGTGGCAAGCTCATCGCGAACATGGATTTCTACGACTATCTCATCAATGGAGATGCGTCACACGACATCCGGTTGGAGACTGGGGACATTGTCTTCGTTCCAGTGCATCTTGCTCGCGTGCGGATCGTGGGAGAGATTGTTCGGCCCGCGACTTACGAGATCAAGCCGACCGAAACTCTGGCCGATGCGCTTCGCTTCTCTGGCGGGTTCAAGGCAACAGCCTCACGCCAGAGGGTTCAGGTCGAGCGAATCGTACCGCCGGCCGAACGGACACCGGGCCGAGACCGCGTCACCACCGATATCGTCTCGGACGCGTTTCTCACCGGGACCGGACCCGCTGTTCCGGTCCAACCGGGTGATGTCATCCGTGTGTTCCCGGTCGCGACGCGCGTGCGGAATCGTGTAACGGTTCGCGGCAATGTCAACATGCCGGGTACCATAGGTCTCACGCCAGGAATGACGGTTGCCGGCGCACTCAAGCTGGCCGGGGGAATCAAGCCGGATACGTACCTCGGCGAAGTTCTCATCACGCGACTGAATCCTGATTCGACGCGCCAGCAGCTGCGCGCGACGTTGCGCGATTCATCCGGCGCAGTGGTGAACGATTTCCCACTGCACGAAGACGATAACCTCACGGTTTATTCAGTGACGGACTTCCGTCCGGTTCGCTACGTCGCGATCAACGGCGCGGTCCGCAGGAGCGGACAGTTTCCATATCGCGAAGGGATGACGATGCGAGACCTCGTGCTCGAAGCGGGCGGACTGGAACAGAGCGCGCTGCTCAACGAAGCACGCATCGCGCGCCTTCCCGATGACAGATCGGGTACCGTGACCGCGCGTGAATTCACTGTCCCGCTCGACTCCAGCTACCTATTTGAGCGTGGGCCCAACGGGCAATACGCGGGACCGCCTGGACTACCCGCGTCCGCCGGTCCGACGCCCGACGTCCAGCTCAAGCCATACGACAACGTGCTGATCCTTCGGCAGCCAGGCTGGGAACTGCAGCGCACGGTGACGGTCGCGGGCGAGGTGCGCTTCCCGGGCAAGTACACACTGCTCAACAAGAACGAACATATCAGCGACGTGCTCAAGCGCGCCGGCGGTCTCACTCCCGAGGGTTACGCCAACGGCGTGACGTTCTACCGACGCTCCAGCTCGATCGGGCGCATCGGCATCGAGCTACCCGACGTGCTGAAGGATCCGAAAAGCCGCGACAATCTGCTCCTGGTAGATGGCGACTCGCTGTACATACCGCGCTTCAATGCGGTGGTGCGTGTGCAGGGTGAAGTGAACTCGCCGGTGGCGGTTACATACTCGCCCGGCAAGGATCTCAACTACTACATTCGTGCCGCAGGCGGTGCGACGCGCAAGGCAGATGTCGATCACGCGTACGTCACGCAGCCGAACGGCAAGGTCGATGCAGAATCGCAACGGTTCCTGATTCCGGATTACATCCCGAAGCCGAAACCTGGAAGCGTGGTGTACGTGCCAGTGAACGACGGCAGCGGCGGCCCCAGCGTACTGACGATGCTCGGGTCGTTGACAGGGGTCGCGTCGAGCCTGCTCGCCGTGATCGCGCTGCTTCGCACACACTAA
- a CDS encoding asparaginase: MSPAASYDIDVVVTRGSAVESVHHVSAAIVANDALIGYARNPELVTYWRSCAKPFQLIPFMTTGHVDELGWGADEIALACASHGGEPEHVAIAERMLSDLGLEEGDLACGAAEPLSQRGQRLLRESGGRTTRLHNNCSGKHAAMLACAQTAGWPTAGYDHLDHPVQQAIVRTIETWSGTSRSQIRIARDGCGVPVFGISLEAMARAFARFAAAMNRGDEVPARIGSSMLCNPFLVGGTDRFDTVVMTEAPGILCKIGAEGVHSAAIVSDGIGIALKVEDGASRAQYPALLALLQHLGALPDPLPQRLAEIARKPVRDTRHEVVGEIVVRAMI; encoded by the coding sequence GTGAGTCCCGCCGCTTCCTATGATATCGATGTAGTCGTCACGCGCGGGAGCGCGGTGGAATCGGTCCATCACGTTTCTGCTGCAATCGTCGCGAACGACGCCCTGATCGGCTATGCCCGGAATCCGGAGCTGGTCACGTACTGGCGCTCGTGCGCCAAGCCGTTCCAGCTCATTCCGTTCATGACCACGGGGCACGTGGATGAGCTGGGGTGGGGCGCAGACGAGATCGCGCTGGCCTGCGCATCGCACGGCGGCGAGCCGGAACACGTTGCGATCGCCGAGCGGATGCTGAGCGACCTGGGGCTCGAAGAGGGTGATCTCGCATGCGGCGCCGCGGAGCCACTGTCACAGCGCGGTCAGCGTCTGTTGCGCGAATCGGGCGGCAGGACGACCCGGCTCCACAACAACTGCTCCGGCAAGCACGCTGCGATGCTCGCTTGCGCCCAGACCGCAGGCTGGCCAACCGCAGGGTATGATCATCTCGACCACCCAGTGCAGCAAGCCATAGTACGAACGATCGAGACCTGGAGCGGCACCAGCCGCTCCCAGATCAGGATCGCACGCGACGGCTGCGGCGTCCCCGTATTCGGCATCAGCCTCGAAGCCATGGCGCGCGCATTTGCGCGTTTTGCAGCGGCGATGAACAGGGGCGACGAAGTTCCAGCGCGTATCGGCAGCTCGATGCTCTGCAACCCGTTCCTGGTTGGCGGTACCGACCGGTTCGACACGGTCGTGATGACCGAGGCCCCGGGTATCCTCTGCAAGATCGGCGCAGAGGGAGTGCATTCCGCGGCTATCGTCAGCGACGGAATCGGGATAGCGCTCAAGGTCGAGGATGGAGCATCTCGTGCGCAGTATCCCGCATTGCTCGCGCTGCTGCAGCACCTTGGTGCATTGCCTGATCCGTTGCCGCAACGTCTTGCTGAAATTGCCCGCAAGCCCGTGCGCGATACTCGCCACGAGGTCGTGGGCGAGATAGTCGTTCGCGCAATGATCTGA
- a CDS encoding PfkB family carbohydrate kinase, producing the protein MIETIQRHRLVALLESAKRYHVAVAGDAMLDVYLVGDVERISPEAPVPVVRVRERRHALGGAANVAQNVLALGASCSMVCTVGRDAAGRELTHMLRSAGATVTGVLPSAKPTTTKTRIVARAQQLVRVDEEDDLDADGADTEALIAAVRTTVREADALVLEDYNKGVLAPAVIRAAMDAALAKGIPVVVDPKFRNFFEFRGATIFKPNRRELESAVGATLDIGSPAALPATCARLGVEHLLLTLGEHGMVLVSADGEVGRIPTTAREVYDVVGAGDTVTAYLATMLAAGATASEASVIANFAAGVEVGKLGAATVGVDEVLDAYDAYDAYKSTTTQQTIN; encoded by the coding sequence ATGATCGAGACAATTCAGCGCCACAGGCTCGTTGCACTGCTCGAGTCGGCGAAAAGATACCACGTGGCAGTGGCTGGCGACGCCATGCTCGACGTGTATCTGGTCGGCGACGTCGAACGAATCTCGCCGGAAGCTCCGGTCCCCGTGGTTCGAGTACGGGAACGGCGCCACGCCCTTGGCGGCGCTGCCAACGTTGCGCAGAACGTCCTGGCACTCGGCGCATCCTGCAGCATGGTCTGCACAGTCGGCAGGGACGCGGCAGGGAGAGAGCTCACACATATGCTGCGAAGTGCGGGCGCGACGGTGACCGGGGTGCTCCCGAGCGCGAAGCCAACCACCACCAAGACCCGAATCGTGGCGCGGGCCCAACAGCTGGTGAGAGTCGACGAGGAAGACGACCTGGACGCCGACGGCGCCGACACCGAGGCGTTGATAGCGGCTGTTCGAACAACTGTTCGAGAAGCCGATGCGCTGGTTTTGGAGGATTACAACAAGGGAGTTCTGGCACCGGCGGTGATCCGCGCTGCCATGGACGCCGCGCTGGCGAAGGGAATTCCGGTCGTCGTGGATCCCAAGTTCCGGAATTTCTTCGAGTTTCGCGGCGCGACGATATTCAAGCCGAACCGGCGGGAGCTGGAGTCGGCGGTCGGGGCCACGCTGGACATCGGCTCACCGGCGGCACTTCCCGCGACCTGTGCGCGCCTGGGGGTCGAGCATCTGCTCCTCACGCTCGGCGAGCATGGCATGGTACTGGTATCGGCGGACGGGGAGGTCGGACGCATTCCCACGACGGCGCGCGAAGTTTACGACGTGGTGGGAGCGGGCGACACGGTGACCGCGTATCTCGCGACGATGCTGGCGGCTGGCGCCACGGCGTCGGAGGCGTCGGTCATCGCGAATTTCGCGGCTGGCGTCGAAGTCGGGAAGCTTGGCGCGGCGACGGTCGGTGTCGATGAAGTACTCGACGCATACGACGCATACGACGCGTACAAGAGCACAACCACACAACAGACCATCAATTGA
- a CDS encoding MlaD family protein: MRRSEIITKDALRVAALAIVALAILTYAIIRLGEAARLFTRRYSLYAFVPNASGLREGGQVTVAGQLAGSISKIEFLPVDNDTTRNLKITVQIDEDLQQQVRMDSRVMLRNQGLLGDRFFDITPGTPRFRPLHQGDTLLLGPSIGYDVMIQRAAAVLTDVAGLTHDLRELTQSVAHGNGTVGKLLTDRGLYDRLNATLASTSALLKRLQNPDGTVGRLLDDPQLYTNLTEMVGQVDSLMTKLNSGKGTAGKLLQDDSLYTNLVTVTAHADSLVASLSKGNGTASRLLSDTTLYNQMVQAVQHLNEILADVKKNPKRYTKGAITIF; the protein is encoded by the coding sequence ATGAGACGCTCCGAGATCATCACCAAGGATGCGCTGCGTGTCGCTGCCCTCGCGATCGTTGCGCTCGCCATACTCACGTATGCGATCATTCGGCTCGGCGAAGCAGCGCGGCTGTTCACGCGCCGGTATTCGCTGTATGCCTTTGTCCCCAACGCTAGCGGACTGCGCGAGGGCGGACAGGTGACCGTCGCGGGTCAGCTTGCGGGCTCCATCAGCAAGATCGAATTTCTGCCCGTGGACAACGACACCACCCGCAATCTCAAGATCACGGTGCAGATCGATGAGGATCTGCAGCAGCAGGTACGCATGGATTCGCGCGTCATGCTCCGCAATCAGGGCCTGCTCGGCGATCGGTTCTTCGACATCACGCCGGGAACGCCACGCTTCCGCCCGCTGCACCAAGGCGACACTCTGCTACTCGGGCCGTCCATCGGGTACGACGTGATGATCCAGCGCGCGGCCGCAGTGCTCACGGATGTCGCCGGTCTCACGCACGACCTGCGTGAACTGACGCAGTCTGTTGCGCACGGCAACGGAACCGTCGGCAAGCTGCTCACCGACCGCGGTCTGTACGACAGGCTCAACGCCACACTCGCATCGACGAGTGCTCTCCTCAAGCGGCTTCAGAATCCGGACGGAACCGTGGGCAGGTTGCTGGACGATCCGCAGCTGTATACCAACCTCACGGAGATGGTCGGCCAGGTCGATTCGCTCATGACGAAGCTCAACTCGGGCAAGGGAACAGCCGGAAAGCTGCTTCAGGACGACTCGCTCTACACCAACCTCGTGACGGTCACGGCGCACGCCGATTCGCTGGTCGCATCGCTGAGCAAGGGCAACGGAACCGCTTCGAGACTCCTGAGCGATACCACCCTCTACAATCAGATGGTCCAGGCGGTCCAGCACCTGAACGAGATTCTGGCGGACGTCAAGAAGAACCCGAAACGCTACACCAAGGGAGCGATCACGATATTTTAA
- a CDS encoding acyltransferase, whose amino-acid sequence MPPDRDRPPTPRNQRLERLNALRGPAALLVVLYHVRQIALRDLGSAGTFEFWRFGHAGVDLFFVISGFVIYLVHRHDIGQPAATRRFLARRFIRVYPPLWIVTTGVLIGALVTAHAVHAEKMNSWFILRSYLLWPINGALPLVPPAWTLSHELKFYLLFALAIALPARVWKPLLATVFVASVVACVVETVAPTALPFAISFLFSPYNLEFVAGSAIAAFILTRTVAVPAAWGAIGLVMWAVAATHDQSLVAPDVAEVMSYGVPSALIVLAVAAQDLRRPSFHAPLLRLLGDASYAIYLVHLPVIIVAIRLGKQIHIEPNTGTLLVIALIATVAGVVFHIVLERPVTRYLTGRFAAKPRASATLLAVGK is encoded by the coding sequence ATGCCACCGGATCGGGACAGGCCTCCGACGCCTCGCAATCAACGCCTGGAGCGACTGAACGCGCTTCGTGGTCCGGCTGCGCTCCTCGTTGTGCTCTACCACGTTCGTCAGATCGCGCTCCGCGACCTGGGCTCGGCAGGCACTTTCGAGTTCTGGCGCTTTGGCCACGCTGGCGTCGACCTCTTCTTCGTCATAAGCGGCTTCGTCATCTACCTCGTCCACCGGCACGACATAGGCCAGCCGGCCGCCACTCGGCGCTTTCTGGCGAGGCGGTTCATACGCGTTTATCCGCCGCTATGGATAGTCACCACCGGCGTTCTCATCGGCGCGCTGGTTACCGCGCACGCCGTGCACGCGGAGAAGATGAACAGCTGGTTCATCCTCCGCTCGTACCTGCTGTGGCCGATCAACGGAGCTCTCCCGCTCGTGCCGCCAGCGTGGACGCTCTCGCATGAGCTGAAATTCTACCTCCTTTTCGCTCTGGCAATTGCACTGCCCGCTCGCGTATGGAAGCCGTTGCTCGCGACGGTGTTTGTCGCAAGCGTTGTCGCCTGCGTCGTCGAGACAGTGGCGCCCACGGCGCTGCCCTTTGCGATCTCATTCCTTTTCAGCCCCTACAACCTGGAATTCGTTGCCGGTTCGGCGATCGCTGCCTTCATCCTCACGCGCACCGTTGCCGTGCCAGCGGCATGGGGTGCAATCGGACTCGTCATGTGGGCGGTCGCGGCGACGCACGACCAGTCGCTCGTCGCGCCGGATGTTGCCGAAGTGATGAGCTACGGAGTGCCGTCTGCGCTGATAGTGTTGGCTGTTGCCGCGCAGGATCTTCGCCGGCCCTCGTTCCACGCGCCGCTGCTTCGGCTGCTCGGAGATGCCTCTTACGCGATCTACCTTGTACACCTGCCGGTCATCATCGTCGCGATAAGGCTCGGGAAGCAGATACACATCGAGCCCAACACTGGGACTCTGTTGGTGATCGCGCTGATCGCGACCGTGGCGGGCGTGGTGTTCCACATCGTCCTGGAGCGACCGGTCACGCGTTACCTGACCGGACGCTTCGCCGCAAAGCCACGCGCTTCGGCCACACTGCTTGCGGTTGGGAAATAG
- a CDS encoding class I SAM-dependent methyltransferase codes for MFEKLVNRLRREAFITSPLGIVISPVYFIRDGLYRNISSLAPRLSGDILDFGCGSKPYESLFVNASSYVGVDVQVSGHDHKDSRIDVYYDGRTLPFPDNHFDAAVCFEVFEHVFNIDELLTEIRRVIKPGGYLLLSIPFAWDEHEIPYDFARYTSFGIRSVLERNAFEVLEMRKTTTYILALAQIFIAYLSRYVFPKNRFLSKVVLQLLIIFPLNLLALLFDFLLPTRYEYYSNNVVLSRTKVAV; via the coding sequence ATGTTTGAAAAACTTGTAAATCGACTCCGTCGTGAAGCTTTTATAACATCGCCGCTGGGCATCGTGATAAGTCCCGTCTATTTCATCCGCGACGGGCTCTACAGGAACATTTCAAGCCTCGCTCCGCGTTTGAGCGGGGACATTCTCGACTTTGGATGCGGCTCCAAGCCGTACGAGTCCCTGTTCGTCAACGCTTCCAGTTACGTCGGCGTCGACGTTCAGGTGTCCGGGCACGATCACAAGGACAGCAGGATCGACGTCTACTACGACGGACGGACGCTGCCGTTTCCCGACAACCACTTCGACGCCGCTGTGTGCTTCGAAGTCTTCGAGCACGTGTTCAATATCGACGAGTTGCTCACCGAGATCAGGCGCGTCATCAAGCCTGGCGGCTATCTGCTCCTGTCGATCCCGTTCGCGTGGGACGAACACGAAATCCCCTACGACTTCGCCAGATACACCAGCTTCGGCATCAGGTCGGTCCTCGAGCGCAACGCTTTCGAGGTGCTGGAGATGCGAAAGACTACCACCTACATCCTGGCGCTGGCTCAGATCTTCATCGCCTATCTGAGCCGTTACGTCTTCCCGAAGAACAGGTTCCTGTCGAAGGTGGTACTCCAGTTGCTGATCATCTTCCCGCTCAATCTTCTGGCGCTGCTGTTCGACTTCCTGCTGCCGACGCGCTACGAGTATTACTCCAACAACGTTGTGTTGTCGAGAACGAAAGTCGCCGTGTGA
- a CDS encoding carboxymuconolactone decarboxylase family protein has product MESSIEHEALFSDSMRALVRISAAVAGAPLAFTRRMMVEAVGVASPPAVDEVLLQSYLFAGFPRALNSMRIWREVSGDPAPAEDAATTPPLPDVYRLQGEEACRTVYGSKYDALRQKVGRLHPALDAWMVMDGYGKVLSRPGMTLVQRELCIVAACAASEQIPQLKSHLRGALNCGATPDDLALTLSALTDIVSREALAAAREELNRIKES; this is encoded by the coding sequence ATGGAATCCAGTATTGAACACGAGGCGCTGTTCAGCGACTCGATGCGTGCGCTCGTTCGTATTTCCGCGGCCGTCGCGGGTGCGCCACTGGCGTTCACCCGGCGGATGATGGTGGAAGCCGTCGGCGTCGCGTCGCCGCCGGCGGTGGACGAGGTCTTGCTGCAATCGTACCTGTTCGCGGGTTTCCCCCGCGCGCTGAACTCGATGCGCATCTGGCGCGAAGTATCCGGCGATCCGGCTCCGGCCGAAGATGCTGCGACTACGCCACCGCTGCCCGATGTCTACCGTCTGCAGGGAGAGGAAGCGTGCCGAACGGTGTACGGCAGCAAGTATGACGCGCTGCGGCAGAAGGTTGGACGGCTGCATCCGGCGCTGGATGCGTGGATGGTCATGGACGGATACGGGAAGGTTCTCTCGCGTCCTGGAATGACATTGGTACAACGGGAGCTGTGCATCGTCGCCGCGTGCGCCGCGTCGGAACAGATCCCGCAGCTCAAGTCGCATCTGCGTGGGGCGCTCAACTGTGGTGCGACGCCGGATGATCTGGCACTGACGCTATCGGCGTTGACCGACATCGTCTCCCGCGAGGCGCTCGCCGCCGCGCGTGAAGAATTGAATCGAATCAAGGAGAGCTGA